The DNA region ACTTCTTCTGCAGACGCTCCAACGCGGGGCCACCACCAATGACTACCCTGGATCCCGGCAGATCCAGGTCAAGATAGCTTTCGATATTCTTTTCTAACGAAACGCGACCCATGTAAAGGCTGATCGGACGTGGCAGGTCCAGCGCATCCTGCTCGCGTGGGCGAAACAGCAGGGTATCCACACCACCGGGCCATACTTCGAGGCCGGTGAAACCCCGCTCGGACAGCAATCTTTTCTGTGTGGGTGTTCGCACCAGGGTGCGCGTGGCGGCGCCATGAAACCAGCGCAGATAGGCGTAGCTGAACCGAAGCGGTACCGGCGCACGCATGCGCAAATACTCGGGGAAGCGGGTGTGATAGGAGCTGGTGAAGGCCAGTTCATGGCGCACGCACCAGTGGCGGGCGGCGAGTCCCACGGGGCCTTCAGTTGCAATGTGTATGGCGTCGAAAGGGCCCTTTTCAAATGCCGCCCTGACTGACCGGTCGGGCCGAATGGTCAGTCGAATCTCGCTATACCCGGGGCAGGGCACCGTGGTACCAGAGGGTGAAAGCACCTCCACCTGATGACCCAGTTTCATCAGCGTGTCACGAGTGTTTTCGAGGCTGCGTACCACACCGTTGACCTGTGGCGCCCATGCATCCGTGACCAGCAGGATCTTCATGCTGCCCGAACCTCGACTTCCTGCATGGGGCGGGCGGCGGGCAGGGTTTTCATGATTTCCTGCACATCGCTGGCGCGAATCAGATCGATGCTGCCGTCGTAGTTTTCCACCAGCGCGGTGCAGCTTTCCACCCAGTCGCCACAGTTGAGGTAGATCACGCCGTCGTCCATGGCGATCTCGGGACGATGGATATGGCCGCAGATCAGCCCGTCGACCTTGTTCGCCCTCGCTTCCCGGACGACAGCCTGCTCAAAGTTGGAAATGAACTTGACCGCATTCTTCACGCGATGCTTGAGAAAAGCGGCCAGCGACCAGTAGTCCTTGCCCATTTTGGTTCTCACCCAGTTCACCAGCCGGTTGAGCCGGAGCAGGTTGTCATAAAGCTTCGATCCGATCAGGCCGAGCAGGGGCGAGCTGATGACGGCTGCATCGAACTGGTCGCCATGCATGATCAGAAAGCGGCGTCCGTCCACGGTTTCGTGAACGACCTCGTTGATCACTTCGATGTTGCCAATGGTCATCCCGCAGTACTGGCGCATCACTTCGTCGTGATTGCCGGGCACGAAGACCACGCGCGTATCATGCTTGGCCTTGCCCAGCAGGGAGCGCACGACGTTGGTGTGGCTTTGCGGCCAGTACCGCTTTTTCTTGAGATACCAGAAGTCGACGATATCTCCGACCAGGTAAAGGGTTTCGCAGCGCATTTCTCGTATGAAATGCAGCAAGTGGTCGGCACTGCATCCGGGAAAGCCGAGGTGAATGTCGGAAATCCAGATGGTACGCACATGGCGCTTGTATGGCATCGTCGTCTTGACCGGCATCGTCAATTCCCTGTTGGACTGGTGCCATGGTGGAATCGATACATTGCAGTGGCATGTCCGTCTCTTGACGAAACGGTGACAGCCGTGGAGACTGAAGAGATCACTCACAGTCGGACGATTTCATGGGAAGGACAGCGAATATCTGCGTTTCGGCCATTTTCTGCCTCGCCGCAGGGTCTGCACAGGCGGGCGGTGGTGCCATCGTTAATGCCAGCATTCACACGCTCGATGCCGACAACCCCGGTGCTGAAGCCATGGCCTGGGATGACAGCGGGCGGATTGTCTACCTGGGGACTGCAGAAGGGTTGAACGAAGCGCATCCTGATCTTGAGCCCACTGATCTTGACGGTCGCGTGGTGTTGCCTGGTCTGATCGATGCGCATGGTCACGTCATGGGGCTGGGCCTGGCGCGTCTGCAGGCCGACCTGGTCGGTGCCGACAGTGTCGATGAGGTCATCGAGCGATTGCAGGCACACGCCGAGAACCTGCCCGAAGGTGCCTGGCTGACCGGCCGGGGCTGGGATCAGACGCGCTGGGAAGGGCGCGAGTTTCCTGCCGCGGCCGATCTGGATGAGGCCTTCCCGGAGCGCCCGGTCTACCTTGTGCGCATTGATGGTCATGCCGCCTGGGCCAATTCCGCGGCGCTGGATCATGCCAGCGAGGACCTGTCCGGCGACTGGCACCCGCAGGGCGGGGCCATTCACCGCGATGATGACGGACAGCCGACCGGCATTCTGATCGACACGGCCATGCCTTTCATCGCCGATGCCATCCCCGAGCCCTCCGGCGAGGAGCGCGAAATGGCACTCGACCTGGCGCTCGACGAGATCGCCCGCTACGGTCTGACCGGTGTGCATGATGCCGGCACCTCGCTGGCCGACTTCACGCAATTTCGCCAGCGCGACGAAGCGGGAGATCTGAGCGTGCGCATTCATGCCCTGGCCGACGGTGATGCCGACATGCTGGACTGGCTGTGTGACAACGATCCGTTCGCTGGAGATCGGCTGAACGCCCGGGGCGTCAAGCTCTACACCGATGGCGCGCTGGGCAGTCGTGGCGCGGCCATGCTGGCTGACTACAGCGACGATGCCGGCAACAGCGGTCTGCTGTTCCATTCTGATGAAGAATTGCGCGAACTGGTCGATCGGGTCATTGGCTGCGGATTGCAACTTGGTATTCACGCCATTGGCGATGCCGCCAATCGC from Wenzhouxiangella sp. AB-CW3 includes:
- a CDS encoding UDP-2,3-diacylglucosamine diphosphatase, yielding MPYKRHVRTIWISDIHLGFPGCSADHLLHFIREMRCETLYLVGDIVDFWYLKKKRYWPQSHTNVVRSLLGKAKHDTRVVFVPGNHDEVMRQYCGMTIGNIEVINEVVHETVDGRRFLIMHGDQFDAAVISSPLLGLIGSKLYDNLLRLNRLVNWVRTKMGKDYWSLAAFLKHRVKNAVKFISNFEQAVVREARANKVDGLICGHIHRPEIAMDDGVIYLNCGDWVESCTALVENYDGSIDLIRASDVQEIMKTLPAARPMQEVEVRAA
- a CDS encoding amidohydrolase codes for the protein MGRTANICVSAIFCLAAGSAQAGGGAIVNASIHTLDADNPGAEAMAWDDSGRIVYLGTAEGLNEAHPDLEPTDLDGRVVLPGLIDAHGHVMGLGLARLQADLVGADSVDEVIERLQAHAENLPEGAWLTGRGWDQTRWEGREFPAAADLDEAFPERPVYLVRIDGHAAWANSAALDHASEDLSGDWHPQGGAIHRDDDGQPTGILIDTAMPFIADAIPEPSGEEREMALDLALDEIARYGLTGVHDAGTSLADFTQFRQRDEAGDLSVRIHALADGDADMLDWLCDNDPFAGDRLNARGVKLYTDGALGSRGAAMLADYSDDAGNSGLLFHSDEELRELVDRVIGCGLQLGIHAIGDAANRQVIDALAAVGPDHPDNAGRHRIEHVQIIAVEDIPRMAEHGIIASMQPIHATSDMRWAEDRVGSERLDGAYAWQRVLDADVHLALGSDFPVEPVNPWLGIHAAVTRQDLDGNPEGGWLPGQRLSVYEALRGLTIDAAYAGFAEADTGSLEVGKFADFIVINADPYKVDPADLSEIEVLKTVVGGDVVFVE